The following coding sequences are from one Humulus lupulus chromosome X, drHumLupu1.1, whole genome shotgun sequence window:
- the LOC133805034 gene encoding uncharacterized protein LOC133805034, producing MAKTSKRAGQTSGTASTQPPPPNVAENEPHLDFEEEEMDSETLRTTLSVLQDELANLRANQENAAETLVLQQREIECQRQELNERKAYMDHRQRDATAALEAAIQLAQGQVALASQPDQPPNAPPQRAPNPSPPLQPASPQRLEQLPAVQQDIPIQDPEQQPPSQAGRGNPQHQRQNRAGKPPQSPRRPMVDEPNPLSRGQRPSTNRRHNESGSTVRGPPRHNNARGPIDQRRPPSNAWEMPARGGNSVTNRSRYSRSQYRDGHDYHEVDSGRRNAGRGHEGRAGDRNPPPRENSPMSQNVGGQPRQHNIFDQMGASEQRRRDDDLRDVLNDRRERHDEYAPPASVAPAIPDVVQAQIDALNQAVQQLVGSRTSHIEYDQRRGTPFVQRIDVAETPNKFKMPVLLNFDGYGDPISHVNKFEIQMDMQKVSDDGHCKIFPATLSDTAQEWFFKFPPASIVSWEMFVKGFYGKFNAGCVHPTEANQLVKIRQKEGEPLKDYVQCFMRATARAKTLGDEGNMMALTAGVRRHSPLWNSLRKNGVKSTQEFLD from the coding sequence atggcaaagacatccaagagagctggacagactTCTGGCACTgcatccactcagcctcctcctccaaatgtggctgaaaatgaaccacacttggattttgaggaggaagaaatggactctgAAACGTTGAGGACAACACTAAGTGTGTTGCAagacgagttggccaatctgagggccaatcaagagaatgcagcAGAGACCTTGGTGCTACAACAGAGGGAGATCGAGTGTCAGCGTCAGGAATTGAATGAGCGGAAGGCATACATGGATcatcggcagagagatgccacagccgctttagaagcagccattcagttggctcaggGACAAGTTGCGCTggcttctcaaccggatcagccaccaaatgcgcCACCGCAACGGGCCCCAAATCCGAGTCCTCCGcttcagccagcaagccctcaaagacTAGAGCAACTGCCTGCTGTTCAACAGGAcatcccaattcaggatcctgagcagcagccaccttctcaagctggtcgaggcaatcctcaacaccagaggcagaatagggccgggaaGCCTCCCcaaagccctagacgcccaatggtcgatgagccaaatccactgagcagggggcaacgtccttctactAACAGAAGgcacaacgagtcaggctctacggtcaggggccccccacgacataataatgcacggggacccatcgaccaacgcaggcctccctctAACGCTTgggagatgccagctagaggaggaaacagcgtgaccAATCGGTCGCGCTATAGTCGGTCGCAGTATAGAGACGGCCATGACTATCATGAGGTTGACTCTGGTAGGAGAAATGCTGGTCGGGGGCATGAAGGAAGAGCTGGAGataggaaccccccaccaagagaaaacagCCCTATGAGCCAGAatgttggggggcagcctagacaacaTAACAtctttgatcagatgggcgctagcgagcagaggcgcagagatgatgatctgagggacgtgctcaacgacaggcgcgagaggcacgatgagtacgctcctccggcatctgtcgccccagcgatcccagatgtTGTACAGGCCCAAATTGATGCACTGAATCAGGCTGTCCAGCAGCTAGTggggagccggacatcccacattgagtatgatcaaaggagaggcactccgtttgtacaAAGGATTGATGTTGCAGAAACCCCcaacaagttcaagatgccagtgTTGCTGAACTTCGATGGGTATGGGGACCCtatatctcatgtaaacaagtttgagatacagatggatatgcagaaggtgtcggacgatgGCCACTGCAAGATCTTCcccgccaccctatctgacactgcgcaggaatggttctttaagttccctcctgctagtatagtatcatgggaaatgttcgtgaagggaTTTTACGGAAAATTCAACGCTGgttgcgtacaccccactgaggccaaccagttgGTCAAGATAcgacagaaggagggagagcccttaaaagacTACGTCCAGTGTTTCATGCGAGCAACTGCTAGAGCTAAAACATTGGGAGATGAGGGAAacatgatggccctaactgctggagtgaggcgccattctcccctctggaatagcctaaggaagaatggggtaaaaagtacccaggagtttcttgattga